One window of the Esox lucius isolate fEsoLuc1 chromosome 8, fEsoLuc1.pri, whole genome shotgun sequence genome contains the following:
- the rubcn gene encoding run domain Beclin-1-interacting and cysteine-rich domain-containing protein isoform X4, protein MEITAEAEAEERRREHWKLLSSLKTTVEGLVSSNNPNVWSRYGGLQRLQKDMNHILSHGLKHEQVYYKQKDYWPFVWCVRYICPHLAFHVEQFRNLEPVLSSGLQSPGEGFKAERWLLYSLQSHLLSAQLRPLLRHHGHTSKYYNEDAFLLSEPHVTAMFQCLEAVEQNDPRLLALVDTVRLSTLICPPCIGGLMKSQSLCMLPGTRGVWRSGEGRDLRALGGGEGNRRFTTSHLTLPHQDGGDTTSSNHSRVISERLSDTHSDSPAGGAPWGCALGSEQENTPGPPIPRIALTEPLSPGPALSPGPPLSPGPALSDAQDSGGGDEDDGPEYLAIGNLGQRCNRRDSQSSTPCSEPSESDSTVHAPSEGRSSLASAPPAPHRRSSFSEGQRGPGRGGHKGHARSVSDTGINQKHRLESSVTEDCCVKDYNPFSPSSSDASTSSSLYMESNGSQYSGVPDGMFRKPSEGQSLISYLSEQDFGSCADLEKENAHFSISESLIAAIELMKCNLRRRRDEEEDEADDSDSEIQQLKQKIRLRRHQIQRTRLPPPHHMFNYTDSGGSGRSSQDSCHLSDSGSAEEVEECELKDADIKRSVTSSGRSFLSSESIMVARALDWTVDRMFRFRSSPYQSQSSPLFLQSNSAESVAMGLLRQFEGMQLPAASELDWLVPEHDAPQKLLPIPDSLPISPDDGEHADIYKLRIRVRGNLEWAPPRPQIIFNIHPAPKRKIVVAKQNYRCAGCGTRIDPDYIKRLRYCEYLGRYFCQCCHENAQAVVPGRVLRKWDFSKYYVSNFARDLLGKIAGDPLFNPNDINSGLYKKNKALETVRVLRVQLFHMKNLFKTCRLAKGPVHSRSLLDQFDSLPGHLTEDLHLFSLNDLGAVRNGELAPRLRELLKLGSAHVSGCVLCQAKGFVCEFCSNDKDIVFPFELHKCSRCEECKACFHSKCFRVGKDCPRCRRLAERRERMARKNMEEQEDKEEDEGGGS, encoded by the exons ATGGAGATTACTGCGGAGGCTGAAGCGGAGGAACGCAG ACGGGAGCACTGGAAGCTGCTGTCCAGTCTGAAGACCACGGTGGAGGGTCTTGTGTCGTCCAACAACCCCAACGTGTGGTCCCGCTACGGTGGTCTGCAGAGGCTGCAAAAGGACATGAATCACATCCTCAGCCATGGCCTCAAGCATGAGCAG GTTTACTACAAGCAGAAAGACTACTGGCCTTTTGTTTGGTGTGTCCGGTACATCTGCCCTCACCTGGCCTTTCATGTGGAGCAG TTCAGGAACCTGGAGCCGGTGCTGAGCAGTGGTCTGCAGAGTCCCGGAGAGGGCTTCAAGGCCGAGCGCTGGCTGCTGTACAGCCTCCAGTCCCACCTTCTCTCCGCCCAGCTCCGACCGCTACTCCGTCACCACGGGCACACCAGCAAGTACTACAATG AGGACGCCTTTCTGCTGAGTGAGCCCCATGTGACGGCCATGTTCCAGTGTCTGGAGGCCGTGGAGCAGAATGACCCTCGTCTGCTGGCCCTCGTCGACACCGTCCGG CTGTCCACTCTGATCTGCCCTCCGTGCATCGGAGGCTTGATGAAGAGCCAGAGCCTGTGTATGCTACCCGGGACCAGGGGCGTGTGGAGGTCTGGAGAGGGGCGGGACCTGAGGGCCCtcggagggggagaggggaaccGCAGGTTCACCACATCCCATTTGACCCTGCCACACCAGGATGGAGGGGACACGACCAGCAGCAACCATTCCAGGGTCATCTCAGAGAGGCTCTCCG ACACTCACTCAGACAGCCCTGCAGGAGGAGCGCCCTGGGGGTGTGCTTTGGGGTCCGAACAGGAGAACACTCCCGGCCCCCCCATCCCTCGCATCGCACTGACCGAGCCCCTCTCCCCGGGCCCCGCCCTCTCCCCGGGCCCCCCCCTTTCCCCGGGCCCCGCTCTCTCCGACGCCCAGGACTCTGGGGGAGGGGACGAAGACGACGGGCCGGAGTACCTGGCCATTGGTAACCTGGGGCAACGCTGCAATCGGCGTGACTCCCAGAGCTCCACCCCCTGCAGCGAGCCCAGCGAATCAGACAGCACGGTTCACGCCCCTTCCGAAGGACGCAGCTCCCTGGCCTCGGCCCCGCCTGCTCCTCACCGACGGTCGTCCTTCTCTGAGGGTCAGAGGGGACCAGGTCGAGGGGGCCACAAGGGACACGCCCGCTCCGTTTCAGATACGGGGATCAACCAGAAACACAGACTTg AGTCGTCGGTTACGGAGGACTGCTGTGTGAAGGACTACAACCCGTTCTCCCCCAGCAGCAGTGATGCCAGTACCTCTAGCTCGCTCTATATGGAGTCCA ATGGGTCCCAGTACAGTGGAGTTCCAGACGGCATGTTCCGGAAGCCGTCCGAGGGCCAGAGCCTCATCAGCTACCTGTCGGAGCAGGACTTCGGCAGCTGTGCTGACCTCGAGAAG GAGAACGCCCATTTCAGCATCTCGGAGTCTCTGATCGCCGCCATCGAGCTGATGAAGTGCAACCTGAGGCGACGGCGGGACGAGGAAGAGGACGAGGCAGACGACAGTGACTCAGAGATCCAGCAGCTCAAGCAGAAGATCCGCCTGCGGAGACACCAGATCCAGCGCACCCGCCTGCCCCCCCCACATCACA TGTTCAACTATACAGACAGTGGAGGTTCTGGCCGGAGCTCCCAGGATTCCTGTCACCTTTCTGACTCCGGCTCAgcggaggaggtggaggagtgtgAGCTGAAAG ATGCAGACATAAAGCGCAGTGTGACCTCCAGCGGGCGCTCATTTCTTAGTTCAGAGTCCAT AATGGTAGCCCGTGCATTGGACTGGACTGTCGATAGAATGTTTAGGTTCCGGTCAAGCCCATATCAATCTCAGAG CTCGCCCTTGTTTCTCCAGTCCAACTCGGCCGAGTCGGTGGCCATGGGGCTGCTCCGGCAGTTTGAAGGAATGCAGCTCCCGGCCGCGTCGGAGCTCGACTGGCTGGTCCCGGAGCATGACGCTCCACAGAAG CTTCTGCCCATTCCTGACTCCCTGCCCATCTCCCCGGATGATGGCGAACACGCGGACATCTACAAGCTGCGGATCCGGGTTCGAGGGAACCTGGAGTGGGCTCCGCCGCGACCCCAAATCATCTTCAACATTCACCCGGCGCCCAA GAGGAAGATAGTGGTAGCCAAGCAGAATTACCGCTGTGCCGGCTGCGGTACACGCATAGACCCAG ACTATATCAAGCGACTGCGCTACTGCGAGTACCTGGGCCGCTACTTCTGCCAGTGTTGCCACGAGAACGCCCAGGCCGTGGTGCCAGGCCGTGTGCTGAGGAAGTGGGACTTCAGCAAGTACTACGTCAGCAACTTCGCCCGCGACCTGCTAGGAAAGATTGCCGGGGACCCCCTGTTCAACCCGAATGACATAAACAGTGGCCTCTACAAGAAGAACAAGGCCCTGGAGACTGTCCGG GTTCTGAGGGTCCAGCTGTTCCACATGAAAAACCTCTTCAAGACCTGCCGCCTGGCTAAAGG ACCCGTTCATTCCCGCAGCTTGCTGGACCAGTTTGACAGCCTCCCGGGTCACCTGACCGAGGACCTACACCTGTTCTCCCTCAACGACCTTGGCGCCGTGCGCAACGGAGAGCTGGCGCCCCGGCTACGGGAACTGCTGAAATTGGGCTCAGCGCATGTGTCTGGCTGCGTG CTGTGTCAGGCCAAGGGCTTTGTGTGCGAGTTCTGCAGCAACGACAAGGACATCGTCTTCCCGTTCGAGCTGCACAAGTGCTCACGCTGTGAAG AGTGCAAGGCGTGTTTCCACAGCAAGTGTTTCCGGGTGGGTAAGGACTGCCCAAGGTGTCGGCGACTGGCCGAGCGGCGAGAGAGGATGGCACGTAAGAATATGGAAGAGCAGGAGGACAAAGAGGAGGACGAGGGAGGCGGGAGCTAG
- the rubcn gene encoding run domain Beclin-1-interacting and cysteine-rich domain-containing protein isoform X5: MEITAEAEAEERRREHWKLLSSLKTTVEGLVSSNNPNVWSRYGGLQRLQKDMNHILSHGLKHEQVYYKQKDYWPFVWCVRYICPHLAFHVEQFRNLEPVLSSGLQSPGEGFKAERWLLYSLQSHLLSAQLRPLLRHHGHTSKYYNEDAFLLSEPHVTAMFQCLEAVEQNDPRLLALVDTVRLSTLICPPCIGGLMKSQSLCMLPGTRGVWRSGEGRDLRALGGGEGNRRFTTSHLTLPHQDGGDTTSSNHSRVISERLSDTHSDSPAGGAPWGCALGSEQENTPGPPIPRIALTEPLSPGPALSPGPPLSPGPALSDAQDSGGGDEDDGPEYLAIGNLGQRCNRRDSQSSTPCSEPSESDSTVHAPSEGRSSLASAPPAPHRRSSFSEGQRGPGRGGHKGHARSVSDTGINQKHRLESSVTEDCCVKDYNPFSPSSSDASTSSSLYMESNGSQYSGVPDGMFRKPSEGQSLISYLSEQDFGSCADLEKENAHFSISESLIAAIELMKCNLRRRRDEEEDEADDSDSEIQQLKQKIRLRRHQIQRTRLPPPHHMFNYTDSGGSGRSSQDSCHLSDSGSAEEVEECELKDDCEGQSLLVISRNGLSLSLASLFSDADIKRSVTSSGRSFLSSESISPLFLQSNSAESVAMGLLRQFEGMQLPAASELDWLVPEHDAPQKLLPIPDSLPISPDDGEHADIYKLRIRVRGNLEWAPPRPQIIFNIHPAPKRKIVVAKQNYRCAGCGTRIDPDYIKRLRYCEYLGRYFCQCCHENAQAVVPGRVLRKWDFSKYYVSNFARDLLGKIAGDPLFNPNDINSGLYKKNKALETVRVLRVQLFHMKNLFKTCRLAKGLLDQFDSLPGHLTEDLHLFSLNDLGAVRNGELAPRLRELLKLGSAHVSGCVLCQAKGFVCEFCSNDKDIVFPFELHKCSRCEECKACFHSKCFRVGKDCPRCRRLAERRERMARKNMEEQEDKEEDEGGGS; encoded by the exons ATGGAGATTACTGCGGAGGCTGAAGCGGAGGAACGCAG ACGGGAGCACTGGAAGCTGCTGTCCAGTCTGAAGACCACGGTGGAGGGTCTTGTGTCGTCCAACAACCCCAACGTGTGGTCCCGCTACGGTGGTCTGCAGAGGCTGCAAAAGGACATGAATCACATCCTCAGCCATGGCCTCAAGCATGAGCAG GTTTACTACAAGCAGAAAGACTACTGGCCTTTTGTTTGGTGTGTCCGGTACATCTGCCCTCACCTGGCCTTTCATGTGGAGCAG TTCAGGAACCTGGAGCCGGTGCTGAGCAGTGGTCTGCAGAGTCCCGGAGAGGGCTTCAAGGCCGAGCGCTGGCTGCTGTACAGCCTCCAGTCCCACCTTCTCTCCGCCCAGCTCCGACCGCTACTCCGTCACCACGGGCACACCAGCAAGTACTACAATG AGGACGCCTTTCTGCTGAGTGAGCCCCATGTGACGGCCATGTTCCAGTGTCTGGAGGCCGTGGAGCAGAATGACCCTCGTCTGCTGGCCCTCGTCGACACCGTCCGG CTGTCCACTCTGATCTGCCCTCCGTGCATCGGAGGCTTGATGAAGAGCCAGAGCCTGTGTATGCTACCCGGGACCAGGGGCGTGTGGAGGTCTGGAGAGGGGCGGGACCTGAGGGCCCtcggagggggagaggggaaccGCAGGTTCACCACATCCCATTTGACCCTGCCACACCAGGATGGAGGGGACACGACCAGCAGCAACCATTCCAGGGTCATCTCAGAGAGGCTCTCCG ACACTCACTCAGACAGCCCTGCAGGAGGAGCGCCCTGGGGGTGTGCTTTGGGGTCCGAACAGGAGAACACTCCCGGCCCCCCCATCCCTCGCATCGCACTGACCGAGCCCCTCTCCCCGGGCCCCGCCCTCTCCCCGGGCCCCCCCCTTTCCCCGGGCCCCGCTCTCTCCGACGCCCAGGACTCTGGGGGAGGGGACGAAGACGACGGGCCGGAGTACCTGGCCATTGGTAACCTGGGGCAACGCTGCAATCGGCGTGACTCCCAGAGCTCCACCCCCTGCAGCGAGCCCAGCGAATCAGACAGCACGGTTCACGCCCCTTCCGAAGGACGCAGCTCCCTGGCCTCGGCCCCGCCTGCTCCTCACCGACGGTCGTCCTTCTCTGAGGGTCAGAGGGGACCAGGTCGAGGGGGCCACAAGGGACACGCCCGCTCCGTTTCAGATACGGGGATCAACCAGAAACACAGACTTg AGTCGTCGGTTACGGAGGACTGCTGTGTGAAGGACTACAACCCGTTCTCCCCCAGCAGCAGTGATGCCAGTACCTCTAGCTCGCTCTATATGGAGTCCA ATGGGTCCCAGTACAGTGGAGTTCCAGACGGCATGTTCCGGAAGCCGTCCGAGGGCCAGAGCCTCATCAGCTACCTGTCGGAGCAGGACTTCGGCAGCTGTGCTGACCTCGAGAAG GAGAACGCCCATTTCAGCATCTCGGAGTCTCTGATCGCCGCCATCGAGCTGATGAAGTGCAACCTGAGGCGACGGCGGGACGAGGAAGAGGACGAGGCAGACGACAGTGACTCAGAGATCCAGCAGCTCAAGCAGAAGATCCGCCTGCGGAGACACCAGATCCAGCGCACCCGCCTGCCCCCCCCACATCACA TGTTCAACTATACAGACAGTGGAGGTTCTGGCCGGAGCTCCCAGGATTCCTGTCACCTTTCTGACTCCGGCTCAgcggaggaggtggaggagtgtgAGCTGAAAG ATGACTGTGAGGGCCAGTCCCTGTTGGTGATATCTAGGAACGGGCTCTCCTTGTCGCTCGCCTCCCTCTTCTCAG ATGCAGACATAAAGCGCAGTGTGACCTCCAGCGGGCGCTCATTTCTTAGTTCAGAGTCCAT CTCGCCCTTGTTTCTCCAGTCCAACTCGGCCGAGTCGGTGGCCATGGGGCTGCTCCGGCAGTTTGAAGGAATGCAGCTCCCGGCCGCGTCGGAGCTCGACTGGCTGGTCCCGGAGCATGACGCTCCACAGAAG CTTCTGCCCATTCCTGACTCCCTGCCCATCTCCCCGGATGATGGCGAACACGCGGACATCTACAAGCTGCGGATCCGGGTTCGAGGGAACCTGGAGTGGGCTCCGCCGCGACCCCAAATCATCTTCAACATTCACCCGGCGCCCAA GAGGAAGATAGTGGTAGCCAAGCAGAATTACCGCTGTGCCGGCTGCGGTACACGCATAGACCCAG ACTATATCAAGCGACTGCGCTACTGCGAGTACCTGGGCCGCTACTTCTGCCAGTGTTGCCACGAGAACGCCCAGGCCGTGGTGCCAGGCCGTGTGCTGAGGAAGTGGGACTTCAGCAAGTACTACGTCAGCAACTTCGCCCGCGACCTGCTAGGAAAGATTGCCGGGGACCCCCTGTTCAACCCGAATGACATAAACAGTGGCCTCTACAAGAAGAACAAGGCCCTGGAGACTGTCCGG GTTCTGAGGGTCCAGCTGTTCCACATGAAAAACCTCTTCAAGACCTGCCGCCTGGCTAAAGG CTTGCTGGACCAGTTTGACAGCCTCCCGGGTCACCTGACCGAGGACCTACACCTGTTCTCCCTCAACGACCTTGGCGCCGTGCGCAACGGAGAGCTGGCGCCCCGGCTACGGGAACTGCTGAAATTGGGCTCAGCGCATGTGTCTGGCTGCGTG CTGTGTCAGGCCAAGGGCTTTGTGTGCGAGTTCTGCAGCAACGACAAGGACATCGTCTTCCCGTTCGAGCTGCACAAGTGCTCACGCTGTGAAG AGTGCAAGGCGTGTTTCCACAGCAAGTGTTTCCGGGTGGGTAAGGACTGCCCAAGGTGTCGGCGACTGGCCGAGCGGCGAGAGAGGATGGCACGTAAGAATATGGAAGAGCAGGAGGACAAAGAGGAGGACGAGGGAGGCGGGAGCTAG
- the rubcn gene encoding run domain Beclin-1-interacting and cysteine-rich domain-containing protein isoform X3: MEITAEAEAEERRREHWKLLSSLKTTVEGLVSSNNPNVWSRYGGLQRLQKDMNHILSHGLKHEQVYYKQKDYWPFVWCVRYICPHLAFHVEQFRNLEPVLSSGLQSPGEGFKAERWLLYSLQSHLLSAQLRPLLRHHGHTSKYYNEDAFLLSEPHVTAMFQCLEAVEQNDPRLLALVDTVRLSTLICPPCIGGLMKSQSLCMLPGTRGVWRSGEGRDLRALGGGEGNRRFTTSHLTLPHQDGGDTTSSNHSRVISERLSDTHSDSPAGGAPWGCALGSEQENTPGPPIPRIALTEPLSPGPALSPGPPLSPGPALSDAQDSGGGDEDDGPEYLAIGNLGQRCNRRDSQSSTPCSEPSESDSTVHAPSEGRSSLASAPPAPHRRSSFSEGQRGPGRGGHKGHARSVSDTGINQKHRLESSVTEDCCVKDYNPFSPSSSDASTSSSLYMESNGSQYSGVPDGMFRKPSEGQSLISYLSEQDFGSCADLEKENAHFSISESLIAAIELMKCNLRRRRDEEEDEADDSDSEIQQLKQKIRLRRHQIQRTRLPPPHHMFNYTDSGGSGRSSQDSCHLSDSGSAEEVEECELKDDCEGQSLLVISRNGLSLSLASLFSDADIKRSVTSSGRSFLSSESISPLFLQSNSAESVAMGLLRQFEGMQLPAASELDWLVPEHDAPQKLLPIPDSLPISPDDGEHADIYKLRIRVRGNLEWAPPRPQIIFNIHPAPKRKIVVAKQNYRCAGCGTRIDPDYIKRLRYCEYLGRYFCQCCHENAQAVVPGRVLRKWDFSKYYVSNFARDLLGKIAGDPLFNPNDINSGLYKKNKALETVRVLRVQLFHMKNLFKTCRLAKGPVHSRSLLDQFDSLPGHLTEDLHLFSLNDLGAVRNGELAPRLRELLKLGSAHVSGCVLCQAKGFVCEFCSNDKDIVFPFELHKCSRCEECKACFHSKCFRVGKDCPRCRRLAERRERMARKNMEEQEDKEEDEGGGS; this comes from the exons ATGGAGATTACTGCGGAGGCTGAAGCGGAGGAACGCAG ACGGGAGCACTGGAAGCTGCTGTCCAGTCTGAAGACCACGGTGGAGGGTCTTGTGTCGTCCAACAACCCCAACGTGTGGTCCCGCTACGGTGGTCTGCAGAGGCTGCAAAAGGACATGAATCACATCCTCAGCCATGGCCTCAAGCATGAGCAG GTTTACTACAAGCAGAAAGACTACTGGCCTTTTGTTTGGTGTGTCCGGTACATCTGCCCTCACCTGGCCTTTCATGTGGAGCAG TTCAGGAACCTGGAGCCGGTGCTGAGCAGTGGTCTGCAGAGTCCCGGAGAGGGCTTCAAGGCCGAGCGCTGGCTGCTGTACAGCCTCCAGTCCCACCTTCTCTCCGCCCAGCTCCGACCGCTACTCCGTCACCACGGGCACACCAGCAAGTACTACAATG AGGACGCCTTTCTGCTGAGTGAGCCCCATGTGACGGCCATGTTCCAGTGTCTGGAGGCCGTGGAGCAGAATGACCCTCGTCTGCTGGCCCTCGTCGACACCGTCCGG CTGTCCACTCTGATCTGCCCTCCGTGCATCGGAGGCTTGATGAAGAGCCAGAGCCTGTGTATGCTACCCGGGACCAGGGGCGTGTGGAGGTCTGGAGAGGGGCGGGACCTGAGGGCCCtcggagggggagaggggaaccGCAGGTTCACCACATCCCATTTGACCCTGCCACACCAGGATGGAGGGGACACGACCAGCAGCAACCATTCCAGGGTCATCTCAGAGAGGCTCTCCG ACACTCACTCAGACAGCCCTGCAGGAGGAGCGCCCTGGGGGTGTGCTTTGGGGTCCGAACAGGAGAACACTCCCGGCCCCCCCATCCCTCGCATCGCACTGACCGAGCCCCTCTCCCCGGGCCCCGCCCTCTCCCCGGGCCCCCCCCTTTCCCCGGGCCCCGCTCTCTCCGACGCCCAGGACTCTGGGGGAGGGGACGAAGACGACGGGCCGGAGTACCTGGCCATTGGTAACCTGGGGCAACGCTGCAATCGGCGTGACTCCCAGAGCTCCACCCCCTGCAGCGAGCCCAGCGAATCAGACAGCACGGTTCACGCCCCTTCCGAAGGACGCAGCTCCCTGGCCTCGGCCCCGCCTGCTCCTCACCGACGGTCGTCCTTCTCTGAGGGTCAGAGGGGACCAGGTCGAGGGGGCCACAAGGGACACGCCCGCTCCGTTTCAGATACGGGGATCAACCAGAAACACAGACTTg AGTCGTCGGTTACGGAGGACTGCTGTGTGAAGGACTACAACCCGTTCTCCCCCAGCAGCAGTGATGCCAGTACCTCTAGCTCGCTCTATATGGAGTCCA ATGGGTCCCAGTACAGTGGAGTTCCAGACGGCATGTTCCGGAAGCCGTCCGAGGGCCAGAGCCTCATCAGCTACCTGTCGGAGCAGGACTTCGGCAGCTGTGCTGACCTCGAGAAG GAGAACGCCCATTTCAGCATCTCGGAGTCTCTGATCGCCGCCATCGAGCTGATGAAGTGCAACCTGAGGCGACGGCGGGACGAGGAAGAGGACGAGGCAGACGACAGTGACTCAGAGATCCAGCAGCTCAAGCAGAAGATCCGCCTGCGGAGACACCAGATCCAGCGCACCCGCCTGCCCCCCCCACATCACA TGTTCAACTATACAGACAGTGGAGGTTCTGGCCGGAGCTCCCAGGATTCCTGTCACCTTTCTGACTCCGGCTCAgcggaggaggtggaggagtgtgAGCTGAAAG ATGACTGTGAGGGCCAGTCCCTGTTGGTGATATCTAGGAACGGGCTCTCCTTGTCGCTCGCCTCCCTCTTCTCAG ATGCAGACATAAAGCGCAGTGTGACCTCCAGCGGGCGCTCATTTCTTAGTTCAGAGTCCAT CTCGCCCTTGTTTCTCCAGTCCAACTCGGCCGAGTCGGTGGCCATGGGGCTGCTCCGGCAGTTTGAAGGAATGCAGCTCCCGGCCGCGTCGGAGCTCGACTGGCTGGTCCCGGAGCATGACGCTCCACAGAAG CTTCTGCCCATTCCTGACTCCCTGCCCATCTCCCCGGATGATGGCGAACACGCGGACATCTACAAGCTGCGGATCCGGGTTCGAGGGAACCTGGAGTGGGCTCCGCCGCGACCCCAAATCATCTTCAACATTCACCCGGCGCCCAA GAGGAAGATAGTGGTAGCCAAGCAGAATTACCGCTGTGCCGGCTGCGGTACACGCATAGACCCAG ACTATATCAAGCGACTGCGCTACTGCGAGTACCTGGGCCGCTACTTCTGCCAGTGTTGCCACGAGAACGCCCAGGCCGTGGTGCCAGGCCGTGTGCTGAGGAAGTGGGACTTCAGCAAGTACTACGTCAGCAACTTCGCCCGCGACCTGCTAGGAAAGATTGCCGGGGACCCCCTGTTCAACCCGAATGACATAAACAGTGGCCTCTACAAGAAGAACAAGGCCCTGGAGACTGTCCGG GTTCTGAGGGTCCAGCTGTTCCACATGAAAAACCTCTTCAAGACCTGCCGCCTGGCTAAAGG ACCCGTTCATTCCCGCAGCTTGCTGGACCAGTTTGACAGCCTCCCGGGTCACCTGACCGAGGACCTACACCTGTTCTCCCTCAACGACCTTGGCGCCGTGCGCAACGGAGAGCTGGCGCCCCGGCTACGGGAACTGCTGAAATTGGGCTCAGCGCATGTGTCTGGCTGCGTG CTGTGTCAGGCCAAGGGCTTTGTGTGCGAGTTCTGCAGCAACGACAAGGACATCGTCTTCCCGTTCGAGCTGCACAAGTGCTCACGCTGTGAAG AGTGCAAGGCGTGTTTCCACAGCAAGTGTTTCCGGGTGGGTAAGGACTGCCCAAGGTGTCGGCGACTGGCCGAGCGGCGAGAGAGGATGGCACGTAAGAATATGGAAGAGCAGGAGGACAAAGAGGAGGACGAGGGAGGCGGGAGCTAG